One stretch of Archocentrus centrarchus isolate MPI-CPG fArcCen1 chromosome 5, fArcCen1, whole genome shotgun sequence DNA includes these proteins:
- the LOC115779796 gene encoding uncharacterized protein LOC115779796 codes for MDFLSLEPDSRNTRDILVMTDHFTKFAIALPTPNQKAKTVAKCLWDHFIVHYGIPERLHSDQGPDFESKLIKELCEISGIRKTRTTPYHPRGNPVERFNRTLLSMLGTLDNEQKYHWKDYVMPLVHAYNCTRSDVTGFTPYELMFGRKPRLPVDLAYGLPLNKDQKVSHSQYVQNLKSRLEESYKLASRNAQKVADKNKARFDHRVTVSNLEPGDRVLVRNVRLRGKNKLADKWEADIHVVVRRAGDLPVYVVKPESKEGPSRTLHRDLLLPCGFLPVAIEEIREPKSIRRPRTRQTANTEDTELEESNETDHEFFIPWVEESPCQRITRFTTVHEYSKPSPNMDILPEPSAGQDGSEENIEPEELEDHSLSDNLPDEEDPGTECGNLPSPNESVDEEPGTLPDKSPEEAGKELRDHPKNLPEGLQSDDPITTQPLRRSERNRQPPRRLDYQDLGNPLVTVVKSLFQGLSTAFTNSLNDRNGHYGIYMQRDVHDIQQGRV; via the coding sequence ATGGACTTTCTCAGTCTGGAACCAGACAGCAGAAATACCAGAGACATACTTGTAATGACTGATCATTTTACAAAGTTTGCAATCGCCCTGCCAACTCCAAACCAGAAAGCAAAAACGGTAGCCAAGTGTCTATGGGACCATTTTATCGTCCACTATGGCATACCAGAACGCCTTCATAGCGATCAAGGTCCCGACTTTGAATCAAAGTTGATAAAGGAGTTATGTGAGATCTCAGGAATCAGGAAAACAAGAACAACCCCTTACCACCCACGGGGTAATCCTGTCGAAAGATTCAATAGGACCTTGCTCAGTATGTTAGGAACACTTGACAACGAACAGAAATATCACTGGAAAGACTATGTTATGCCCTTAGTGCATGCATATAACTGCACGCGCAGTGATGTAACAGGGTTCACACCCTATGAACTAATGTTTGGTAGAAAGCCCAGACTACCAGTCGATCTTGCCTATGGACTTCCTTTGAACAAAGATCAGAAAGTGTCTCATTCCCAATATGTGCAAAATCTCAAATCTCGGCTAGAGGAAAGCTATAAGCTAGCATCAAGAAACGCACAAAAGGTTGCAGACAAGAACAAGGCCAGATTTGATCACAGAGTCACAGTTTCTAACCTTGAACCCGGAGATAGGGTTTTGGTTCGGAACGTGCGACTACGTGGCAAGAATAAACTTGCAGATAAATGGGAGGCAGATATACATGTTGTGGTCAGACGTGCAGGAGACCTACCAGTTTATGTTGTGAAACCAGAGTCAAAAGAAGGTCCCTCTCGCACACTACACAGAGATCTCTTGCTCCCATGTGGTTTCCTTCCTGTAGCAATTGAGGAGATACGTGAGCCCAAATCTATTCGTCGACCTCGGACTCGTCAAACTGCCAATACAGAGGATACTGAACTCGAGGAATCTAATGAAACCGACCATGAGTTTTTCATCCCATGGGTTGAGGAATCCCCATGTCAAAGGATCACTCGATTTACCACAGTACATGAGTATTCCAAACCGTCACCGAACATGGACATCTTACCTGAACCTTCTGCTGGACAGGATGGATCAGAGGAAAATATTGAACCTGAAGAACTTGAAGATCACTCGCTTTCAGACAACTTACCAGATGAAGAAGATCCTGGAACTGAGTGTGGCAATCTGCCAAGCCCTAATGAATCTGTGGATGAGGAACCAGGTACCTTACCTGATAAATCTCCTGAGGAGGCAGGAAAGGAACTAAGAGACCATCCCAAAAACTTACCTGAAGGATTACAAAGTGATGATCCTATTACAACTCAACCTTTGAGGAGGTCAGAGCGAAACAGACAACCACCCAGAAGACTTGACTATCAGGATTTGGGAAATCCTCTAGTGACTGTTGTGAAATCTTTGTTTCAGGGATTGAGTACAGCTTTTACAAACTCCCTGAATGACAGAAATGGACACTATGGAATATACATGCAACGAGACGTGCATGATATTCAAcaggggagggtgtaa